A window of Candidatus Omnitrophota bacterium contains these coding sequences:
- a CDS encoding UDP-N-acetylmuramoyl-L-alanyl-D-glutamate--2,6-diaminopimelate ligase, with product MKKIKVLFKDIDHKLIRLKEDFAVSGINADSRLLKKGEIFVAINGPRHNGCDYIKDALKKGAAAVCVDDPKSAPKTGGVILVKDASRAFSLLASRIFDEPSSDINIIGITGTNGKTTVSYLIYEILKEAKRLPSLLGTVGYKISKKTESSFNTTPGPMLLHSLFDRMRKSGSDYAVMEVSSHALKQDRVFGVNFKTAVLTNITGDHLDYHKTMKNYAASKRILFESLTKNGTAVLNRDDGYYDYFKKATKAKVIDYGIKNKANFRAVEIESDIGGSSFVITTPEGDIGMKTVLIGRHNIYNILAAASACFFEGVSPEIIKRAVERFQAVPGRLESVDMGQPFRIFVDYAHTHDALEKVLSELRALCGGKLVAVFGCGGDRDRTKRPKMGRIASKIADEIILTSDNPRSEDPEAILDEIEAGIAKGFSGYKRISDRFKAIEESLAVRGKSDVVIIAGKGHEDYQIIGKEIFPFSDKEAIEEILTKRHSKCLR from the coding sequence ATGAAGAAGATAAAAGTCCTTTTTAAGGACATAGATCATAAGCTGATTAGATTGAAGGAAGATTTTGCGGTTAGCGGCATTAATGCCGATTCCCGTCTTCTTAAAAAAGGCGAGATTTTTGTAGCAATAAACGGCCCCCGGCATAACGGTTGCGATTATATCAAAGATGCGCTAAAGAAAGGTGCGGCGGCAGTGTGCGTGGATGATCCGAAAAGTGCGCCGAAGACAGGCGGCGTCATATTGGTCAAGGATGCGTCCCGGGCATTTTCGTTATTAGCGTCAAGGATTTTCGACGAACCATCTTCCGATATCAATATCATAGGGATAACGGGAACGAACGGCAAGACCACTGTCTCTTATCTCATATATGAGATATTAAAAGAGGCGAAACGCTTGCCGTCTCTTTTGGGGACGGTCGGCTATAAAATAAGCAAAAAGACGGAAAGCTCATTCAATACTACTCCGGGGCCGATGTTGCTGCATTCACTGTTTGACAGAATGAGGAAATCGGGAAGCGATTATGCGGTGATGGAGGTTTCAAGCCACGCGCTTAAGCAGGACCGCGTATTCGGCGTAAATTTTAAGACAGCAGTTTTGACAAATATAACCGGAGACCATCTCGATTACCATAAGACTATGAAAAATTACGCGGCGTCAAAGAGAATATTGTTTGAATCGCTCACAAAAAATGGCACGGCGGTTTTGAATAGAGATGACGGTTATTACGATTATTTTAAGAAAGCCACAAAGGCAAAGGTAATCGATTACGGCATAAAGAATAAAGCGAATTTCAGGGCAGTGGAGATAGAATCGGATATAGGCGGCTCTTCTTTCGTAATTACTACTCCGGAGGGAGATATCGGGATGAAGACCGTGCTTATCGGACGGCATAATATCTATAATATTCTTGCCGCCGCTTCAGCGTGTTTTTTTGAAGGAGTAAGCCCCGAAATTATTAAAAGAGCCGTAGAGCGCTTTCAGGCGGTTCCGGGCAGGTTGGAATCGGTTGATATGGGGCAACCCTTTAGGATATTTGTAGATTATGCGCATACGCATGATGCGCTGGAAAAGGTGCTTTCCGAACTGAGAGCGCTTTGCGGGGGTAAGCTCGTGGCTGTCTTTGGCTGCGGAGGGGACCGCGACAGGACAAAACGGCCCAAGATGGGACGAATAGCAAGCAAAATCGCGGACGAAATTATACTTACGAGCGATAATCCGAGAAGCGAGGATCCGGAGGCCATATTGGATGAAATAGAGGCCGGTATTGCAAAGGGTTTTAGCGGATATAAAAGGATTTCCGACAGGTTTAAGGCTATAGAGGAGTCGCTTGCGGTAAGAGGAAAATCCGACGTTGTAATTATAGCCGGCAAAGGCCACGAAGATTACCAGATAATAGGCA
- a CDS encoding penicillin-binding protein 2, which yields MNRRSNYRYKKAAKGRYFLIFSFFVFFFAFLILRLIYLQVLSHSRYKEIAEASRNVVINLPPKRGVILDRNMEKLAMNVPKYSVYAIPRCITQKEKTADMLASILGISKAEVLEKLSKDKLFVWIDRKVSDEKARKIKERALKGVDFVAESERSYPNNCLLAHVLGFADIDNRGLEGLEMYYDKELRGVSGYRRVVVDAKRRQVSSSDEGFLPARNGYNLVLTIDEAIQHIAEKAMMSAILKHHAKSASVVVMNPYTGDILALSNYPTYNPNNFVDSTPDERRDRAVTDLFEPGSSFKVITASAVLSEKVVGLDDEFFCENGEYRIAGKILHDAHPYGLIKFKNVIEVSSNIGIVKAAQRLGPDRLYKYIKLFGFNNKTGINLPGEVTGILRPTSAWSKTSMVAIPIGQEVGVTAIQLAAAISAIANGGVLLQPRIVDRVIDDKGALIKKFKPKAIRRVISIDTCDKVKEILKMVVDTGTGKRAAVLGYSAAGKTGTGQRIEADGSYSHSKFNSVFIGFAPAENPKLAIAVVFVEPSPYYYGGTVAAPVFSEIATNTLGYLSISPDAPKKINPVRSKVPKAPAAPSVRTSNGVKKRR from the coding sequence ATGAACCGGAGATCTAACTACCGATACAAGAAAGCCGCCAAGGGGCGGTATTTCTTAATCTTTTCATTTTTTGTATTCTTTTTTGCTTTTCTTATCCTCCGACTTATATATCTGCAGGTACTGAGCCATTCCCGATACAAAGAGATCGCCGAAGCGAGCCGCAATGTCGTTATTAATCTGCCTCCTAAGCGCGGGGTTATCCTAGATAGGAATATGGAAAAACTCGCGATGAATGTCCCGAAATATTCTGTCTACGCCATCCCTCGCTGTATTACCCAAAAAGAAAAGACCGCGGATATGCTGGCTTCTATCCTCGGCATAAGCAAGGCCGAGGTATTGGAAAAGCTGTCCAAAGACAAACTATTTGTATGGATAGACAGAAAGGTTTCTGACGAAAAGGCCCGAAAGATAAAAGAGCGCGCGCTTAAGGGTGTAGATTTTGTCGCCGAGAGCGAAAGGAGTTACCCGAATAATTGCCTTCTCGCGCATGTGCTAGGTTTTGCGGATATAGACAATAGGGGCTTAGAAGGCCTTGAAATGTACTATGATAAGGAGCTTCGCGGAGTTTCGGGCTATAGGCGCGTGGTGGTGGATGCAAAACGCCGCCAAGTGAGCTCGTCGGATGAAGGTTTCCTGCCCGCCAGGAACGGTTATAATCTCGTACTTACGATTGATGAGGCGATACAGCATATAGCCGAGAAGGCCATGATGTCGGCCATTCTGAAGCACCACGCCAAATCCGCAAGCGTAGTTGTAATGAATCCTTATACGGGCGACATACTTGCGTTATCGAACTACCCTACTTACAACCCGAATAATTTTGTAGATTCGACTCCGGACGAGAGGCGGGACAGGGCAGTGACCGACCTATTTGAGCCGGGAAGCTCGTTCAAGGTTATTACTGCGAGCGCCGTTCTTTCTGAAAAGGTCGTCGGGCTTGATGACGAATTTTTCTGCGAAAACGGTGAATACAGAATAGCCGGAAAGATACTTCACGACGCTCATCCATACGGCCTCATAAAATTCAAAAATGTAATAGAAGTGTCCAGCAACATAGGGATCGTCAAAGCCGCCCAAAGGCTCGGCCCGGACAGGCTATATAAATACATAAAGCTTTTCGGATTCAATAATAAGACCGGTATAAATCTGCCCGGAGAGGTGACGGGAATTTTGCGCCCGACATCGGCTTGGTCAAAGACCTCCATGGTCGCCATACCCATTGGCCAGGAGGTCGGCGTGACGGCAATCCAGCTGGCAGCGGCTATATCTGCCATAGCGAACGGCGGCGTGCTGTTACAACCGCGTATAGTGGACAGGGTAATAGACGATAAAGGCGCGCTTATAAAAAAGTTTAAGCCGAAAGCAATAAGGCGTGTAATATCAATTGATACCTGCGACAAGGTGAAGGAGATCCTTAAAATGGTCGTAGATACCGGTACCGGCAAAAGGGCCGCTGTTTTAGGGTATTCGGCAGCCGGCAAGACCGGAACGGGGCAGAGGATTGAAGCGGACGGAAGTTATTCTCACAGTAAATTCAATTCGGTATTTATCGGATTTGCGCCCGCGGAAAACCCGAAACTCGCGATCGCCGTAGTGTTTGTCGAGCCGAGCCCTTATTATTACGGCGGGACCGTTGCGGCACCTGTATTTTCAGAAATAGCGACCAATACCCTCGGTTATCTTTCTATTTCGCCCGATGCGCCTAAGAAGATAAACCCCGTTAGAAGTAAGGTGCCGAAGGCGCCTGCCGCACCTTCGGTGCGGACTTCTAACGGGGTAAAGAAGAGGCGGTAG